Proteins encoded in a region of the Zea mays cultivar B73 chromosome 4, Zm-B73-REFERENCE-NAM-5.0, whole genome shotgun sequence genome:
- the LOC103654253 gene encoding uncharacterized protein — translation MVVAVEGNDFVHDDEEETAPSAPSFGAQARRAPQPRLPRRPLLRQEEDFEADFEEFEVKAGDSELDSTDEAMTFAAPGAHSPEDTTGSSQSLAVALDPELSLYVTPFLVAIAVLLEEKTSTVDFVWAIPLSLLFSCKQLAMLYFYSSF, via the coding sequence ATGGTTGTTGCTGTTGAGGGCAACGACTTCGTCCACGACGACGAGGAGGAGACCGCCCCATCAGCTCCCTCTTTCGGCGCCCAGGCTAGGCGCGCCCCGCAGCCCCGCCTGCCTCGCAGGCCACTGCTCCGCCAAGAGGAGGATTTCGAGGCAGACTTCGAGGAGTTCGAGGTGAAGGCCGGCGACTCGGAGCTCGACTCTACAGATGAGGCAATGACCTTCGCCGCCCCAGGAGCGCACTCGCCAGAGGATACAACTGGCTCTTCCCAATCTCTAGCCGTCGCCCTAGATCCAGAGTTATCCTTGTATGTCACCCCATTCTTGGTTGCAATAGCCGTTCTTCTTGAAGAAAAAACTTCAACGGTGGATTTTGTTTGGGCAATCCCCCTCTCCCTCCTATTCTCATGTAAACAACTTGCTATGTTATATTTTTATTCAAGTTTCTAG
- the LOC100126361 gene encoding pentatricopeptide repeat-containing protein PPR5, chloroplastic, with translation MLACPSTSSPWPQRQPPSPCPGGGGGATRHVALAARSKRRGAGPAAAEGVDEAAAEAAELVRSLLRRTAGGKERLVPVLDRHVRVVRTEHCFLLFEELGRRDAWLQCLDVFRWMQKQRWYVADNGIYSKLISVMGRKGQIRMAMWLFSQMRNSGCKPDTSVYNSLIGAHLHSRDKTKALAKALGYFEKMKCIERCQPTIVTYNILLRAFAQAGDTKQVDMLFKDLDESVVSPDVYTYNGVLDAYGKNGMIKEMESVLVRMKSTQCRPDVITFNILIDSYGRKQTFDKMEQVFKSLLRSKERPTHPTFNSMITNYGRARLREKAESVVEKMEELGFKPNYVTQECLIIMYAHCDCVSKARQVFDELVTSQTKVHLSSLNSMLEAYCMNGLHTEADRLLDTALQQCVVPNGSTYKLLYKAYTKANDKLLVQKLLKRMNKQGIVPNKKFFLDALEAFGTSDRKPRTSPGINSASKPSTDSAGDSETATSDKPEVSVWHVAAT, from the exons ATGCTTGCCTGCCCAAGCACATCAAGTCCATGGCCGCAGCGGCAGCCGCCGTCCCCGTGCCCGGGCGGGGGTGGCGGCGCCACGCGCCACGTGGCGCTCGCGGCCAGGAGCAAGCGGCGGGGTGCGGGCCCCGCGGCGGCGGAGGGGGTGGACGAGGCGGCGGCGGAAGCGGCGGAGCTGGTGCGCTCGCTGCTGCGGAGGACGGCGGGCGGCAAGGAGAGGCTGGTGCCGGTGCTGGACCGGCACGTGCGGGTGGTCCGCACCGAGCACTGCTTCCTCCTCTTCGAGGAGCTCGGCCGTCGCGACGCCTGGCTCCAGTGTCTCGAT GTATTCAGATGGATGCAGAAACAACGGTGGTATGTTGCTGACAACGGCATCTACTCCAAGTTAATATCTGTGATGGGAAGGAAAGGGCAGATACGGATGGCAATGTGGCTGTTCTCTCAGATGCGGAACAGCGGGTGCAAGCCTGACACTTCTGTATATAACTCCCTTATCGGCGCACATCTGCATTCACGAGACAAGACTAAGGCTTTGGCCAAAGCTCTCGGCTATTTTGAGAAGATGAAGTGTATAGAGAGATGTCAGCCGACTATTGTGACATACAACATTCTGCTAAGGGCTTTTGCACAGGCTGGTGACACAAAGCAGGTAGACATGTTGTTCAAGGATCTGGATGAAAGTGTAGTATCGCCTGACGTATATACTTACAATGGGGTGCTTGACGCATACGGGAAGAATGGCATGATCAAAGAGATGGAATCTGTGTTGGTGCGGATGAAAAGCACGCAATGCCGTCCAGATGTGATCACATTCAACATACTCATAGATTCATACGGGAGAAAGCAGACATTTGATAAGATGGAGCAGGTGTTCAAGAGCCTACTGCGGTCAAAGGAGAGGCCTACACACCCGACGTTTAATTCCATGATAACAAATTATGGGAGAGCAAGGCTCAGAGAGAAAGCGGAGTCTGTGGTTGAGAAGATGGAAGAATTGGGATTCAAACCAAACTATGTGACACAGGAATGCCTCATCATAATGTACGCTCATTGTGATTGTGTATCAAAGGCCCGGCAAGTGTTTGATGAGCTTGTGACCTCGCAAACCAAAGTGCACCTTTCTTCGTTGAACTCGATGCTTGAAGCCTACTGCATGAACGGCTTGCACACAGAAGCAGATCGGCTGCTGGATACTGCACTGCAGCAATGTGTTGTGCCCAATGGTTCCACCTACAAGCTGCTCTACAAGGCCTACACCAAGGCGAACGATAAGTTACTAGTGCAGAAGTTGCTCAAGAGAATGAATAAACAGGGGATTGTCCCGAACAAAAAGTTCTTCCTGGACGCTTTGGAAGCATTTGGCACCTCTGACAGGAAACCCAGGACATCGCCAGGCATAAACTCTGCAAGCAAGCCAAGTACAGATTCTGCTGGTGATTCAGAAACAGCTACTTCTGACAAACCAGAGGTAAGCGTTTGGCATGTAGCTGCTACATAA
- the LOC100281924 gene encoding ATP synthase delta chain isoform X1 — MAALRLASFTLRPAAAAASASSGATPAASGSVSVSFTRAARGLPSLRLAPPRRRGDLARPRAAAEAAAESYASALSEVAVENGTLEQTVSDLEKLEKVFADEAVAEFFDNPTVPREEKAELIDEIARSSELQPHVVNFLNVVVDNFRAAIVPQIVAEFENVYNSLTGTEVATVTSVVQLESQDLAQIAQHVQKMTGAQNVRIKTQLDPELIAGFTVQYGRDGSSLIDMSVRKQIEEIASEFELPAVPLEV; from the coding sequence ATGGCTGCGCTGCGCCTCGCCTCCTTCACCCTCCGCCCCGCCGCTGCCGCGGCCTCCGCCTCCTCCGGCGCGACCCCAGCCGCGTCCGGCTCCGTCTCCGTCTCCTTCACCCGCGCGGCGCGGGGGCTGCCCTCCCTCCGCCTGGCCCCGCCCCGCCGCCGCGGGGACCTCGCCAGGCCCCGCGCCGCGGCCGAGGCCGCGGCGGAGAGCTACGCGTCCGCGCTGTCGGAGGTGGCCGTCGAGAACGGCACCCTCGAGCAGACGGTCTCCGACCTGGAGAAGCTGGAGAAGGTCTTCGCGGACGAGGCCGTCGCCGAGTTCTTCGACAACCCCACCGTCCCGCGCGAGGAGAAGGCCGAGCTCATCGACGAGATCGCCAGGTCGTCCGAGCTGCAGCCGCACGTCGTCAACTTCCTCAACGTCGTCGTCGACAACTTCCGCGCGGCCATCGTGCCGCAGATCGTCGCCGAGTTCGAGAACGTCTACAACTCGCTCACGGGCACCGAGGTCGCCACCGTCACCTCCGTCGTGCAGCTCGAGTCGCAGGACctggcgcagatcgcgcagcacgTCCAGAAGATGACCGGCGCCCAGAACGTCCGCATCAAGACGCAGCTCGACCCGGAGCTCATCGCCGGCTTCACCGTGCAGTACGGCCGCGACGGCTCCAGCTTAATCGACATGAGCGTCCGGAAGCAGATCGAGGAGATCGCGTCCGAGTTCGAGTTGCCCGCCGTCCCGCTCGAAGTCTGA